A region from the Niabella agricola genome encodes:
- a CDS encoding FGGY-family carbohydrate kinase encodes MSAIPGIAVFDIGKTNKKFFFFDEDYQIVEEEVQNFYETRDEDGFPCDDINAIGNWVKNKLAEKLKDPAIKLRAVNFSTYGASFVHLDASGRPVAPLYNYLKPFPEDLGDLFYYRYGGREQFATETASPILGNLNSGLQLYRIKEQQPQLFGEIRQSLHLPQYLGFLVHRQLFSDITSIGCHTALWDFRKNDYHRWVAEEGIGSRLAPLFPSDGSVDTAMEGQPLKCGVGLHDSSAAFIPYMCMIKDPFVLLSTGTWSISMNPFNKTPLTTKELQQDCLSYLTYQGMPLKSSRLFAGNEHEEAVKKLAAFYHLNPRYFHGIRFAPDLAAPADDAPVTPHFVFSGEQTVEKTYHDLIRHLVKKQKHSTELVLNDTGVKQLYIDGGFARNEIFMNLMARAFPELEVYAASVSQATATGAALAIHSDWNTKEDAVHLLEVKRYTV; translated from the coding sequence ATGAGTGCCATTCCGGGAATAGCGGTATTTGATATCGGAAAGACTAATAAAAAATTCTTCTTCTTCGATGAAGATTATCAGATCGTGGAAGAGGAGGTGCAAAATTTTTACGAGACAAGAGATGAGGACGGATTTCCCTGTGATGATATAAATGCCATTGGCAATTGGGTAAAAAATAAACTGGCAGAAAAACTAAAGGATCCCGCTATAAAATTGCGGGCAGTTAATTTTTCCACTTATGGGGCCAGCTTTGTACACCTGGACGCCTCCGGCCGGCCGGTAGCGCCCTTATACAATTATCTGAAACCGTTCCCCGAAGACCTGGGTGATCTGTTTTATTACCGTTACGGGGGAAGAGAGCAGTTTGCCACTGAAACAGCATCTCCCATTTTAGGAAACCTGAATTCAGGCCTGCAGCTTTATCGCATTAAGGAACAACAACCGCAATTATTTGGGGAAATACGTCAATCGCTGCACCTGCCTCAGTACCTGGGCTTTCTTGTGCACAGGCAGTTATTTTCGGATATTACCAGCATCGGTTGCCACACTGCTTTATGGGATTTCCGGAAGAATGATTACCATCGCTGGGTTGCGGAAGAGGGCATCGGTAGCAGATTGGCGCCTTTGTTTCCTTCAGACGGATCCGTGGATACGGCTATGGAAGGTCAACCGCTAAAATGTGGCGTGGGGCTGCACGACAGCTCAGCGGCTTTTATCCCGTACATGTGTATGATTAAAGATCCCTTTGTGCTTCTGTCTACCGGTACCTGGAGCATTTCCATGAACCCGTTTAATAAAACCCCGTTAACAACAAAGGAACTGCAGCAGGATTGTTTGTCATATCTTACCTACCAGGGAATGCCTCTGAAATCCTCTCGTTTGTTTGCTGGCAACGAGCATGAAGAAGCAGTAAAAAAACTGGCCGCCTTCTATCATTTAAACCCCAGATATTTTCATGGTATCCGTTTTGCCCCGGATCTGGCAGCACCGGCGGATGATGCACCAGTGACCCCGCATTTCGTGTTCTCAGGCGAACAAACGGTAGAAAAGACCTACCACGATTTAATACGACACCTGGTAAAAAAGCAGAAGCATTCTACGGAACTGGTGCTGAATGATACGGGTGTAAAGCAACTTTACATCGACGGAGGCTTTGCACGGAACGAAATTTTTATGAACCTGATGGCAAGGGCTTTCCCGGAATTGGAAGTATATGCGGCATCAGTATCCCAGGCTACCGCCACAGGGGCCGCCCTGGCCATTCATTCAGACTGGAACACAAAAGAAGATGCGGTTCACTTACTGGAGGTAAAGCGTTATACGGTTTAG
- a CDS encoding YeeE/YedE family protein, whose amino-acid sequence MLDFIKQPWPWYVAGPLIGLIVPALLLLGNKPFGISSSLRHICAACIPSGIPFFRYNWKKERWNLLFVLGIFFGGMIAARFLSDPEPIKIAPQLAADLAKRGITDYHNLVPADLFNWHSLPTVKGAILMIAGGFLVGFGTRYAGGCTSGHAIMGLSNLQWPSLVATVCFMIGGFLAANLLLPWILAL is encoded by the coding sequence ATGTTAGATTTTATAAAACAACCCTGGCCCTGGTATGTGGCCGGGCCACTGATCGGGTTGATTGTACCGGCACTATTATTACTCGGAAACAAGCCCTTTGGCATCAGTTCCTCGTTACGGCATATTTGTGCCGCCTGTATTCCTTCCGGCATTCCTTTTTTCCGGTATAACTGGAAAAAAGAACGATGGAACCTGCTTTTTGTGCTAGGAATTTTCTTCGGAGGGATGATTGCTGCGCGGTTCCTTTCTGATCCGGAGCCAATAAAGATCGCCCCTCAACTGGCGGCCGACCTGGCAAAGCGGGGTATTACTGATTATCATAACCTCGTTCCGGCCGATCTTTTTAACTGGCATTCCCTGCCCACAGTCAAGGGAGCAATCCTGATGATTGCCGGCGGATTTCTTGTAGGCTTTGGAACACGATATGCTGGCGGATGTACGAGCGGACACGCCATTATGGGTTTATCCAACCTTCAATGGCCCTCCCTGGTTGCCACTGTTTGCTTTATGATCGGCGGCTTCCTGGCGGCCAATTTATTGTTGCCCTGGATTCTGGCCCTCTAA
- a CDS encoding DUF6691 family protein: protein MIKEDLKNGFSKPIQDEFTVTPDSDATKNGSQVRFLIAGIVFGIAFTKAEVISWFRIQEMFRLQSFHMYGVIGSAVVVGMVSIWLIKKFNMKTINGEKIEIQPKQFNKGQVFGGLIFGIGWALTGACPGPLFAQIGTGATVVMITLLSAIAGTWVYGRFRNKLPH from the coding sequence ATGATTAAAGAAGATCTTAAGAACGGTTTTTCCAAACCCATACAGGATGAATTTACAGTAACTCCGGATTCGGATGCAACAAAGAATGGATCGCAGGTCCGCTTCCTTATTGCAGGTATCGTTTTTGGAATTGCATTTACCAAGGCGGAAGTGATCAGCTGGTTCCGCATACAGGAAATGTTCCGGCTTCAATCCTTCCATATGTATGGCGTTATCGGCAGCGCCGTAGTTGTGGGCATGGTCTCTATCTGGCTGATCAAAAAATTCAATATGAAAACCATCAATGGCGAAAAGATAGAAATTCAGCCCAAGCAGTTCAATAAGGGACAGGTGTTTGGAGGATTGATCTTCGGTATTGGCTGGGCACTGACCGGCGCCTGTCCCGGTCCGCTCTTTGCGCAGATCGGCACCGGTGCTACCGTGGTAATGATCACGCTCCTGAGTGCCATTGCCGGCACCTGGGTCTATGGACGGTTCCGGAATAAACTGCCCCATTAA
- a CDS encoding cysteine hydrolase family protein: MLKDRIIIIDAQKDFTEPGFAYGQHHPLLKNIWTVVQKLNILLEQTQPGRVILVDSSYLPNQFGPGFSACVRGTEGHQSSLGNIEVFRRFEKTNHSCFSSKDFSAHLQATQIDRLMLCGFLTEYCVKATALDALSRGFRVTVCPDLLGSADDKQLIKEQALAEMEQRGATIQCPGY; the protein is encoded by the coding sequence ATGTTAAAAGACCGGATTATTATCATTGATGCCCAGAAAGACTTTACAGAACCGGGCTTCGCTTACGGACAACATCACCCGTTGCTAAAAAATATCTGGACCGTCGTTCAAAAGCTTAATATCCTGCTGGAACAAACGCAGCCCGGGCGGGTTATCCTTGTTGATTCCAGCTATCTTCCCAACCAGTTTGGCCCGGGCTTTTCTGCCTGTGTTCGGGGAACGGAAGGCCACCAAAGCAGCCTGGGAAACATTGAAGTGTTCCGGCGTTTTGAGAAAACAAACCACAGCTGTTTTTCTTCAAAAGATTTTTCTGCTCACTTACAAGCAACGCAGATAGACCGGCTTATGCTTTGTGGTTTTCTTACCGAATATTGTGTAAAAGCCACCGCGCTTGACGCGCTTTCAAGGGGCTTCAGGGTTACCGTTTGTCCGGACCTGCTTGGCTCAGCGGATGATAAGCAACTGATAAAAGAACAGGCACTGGCAGAAATGGAGCAAAGAGGAGCAACAATCCAATGCCCCGGATACTAA